In Armatimonadota bacterium, the following proteins share a genomic window:
- a CDS encoding 6,7-dimethyl-8-ribityllumazine synthase, with protein sequence MNEVSGSLCARGKRIAIVVSRFNEYVTKPLAEGAIDEARRHGAEVSDLVHVPGTWEIPLAVAALLDRPETTRPHGVVALGCILQGATLHAQLLAQDVGEALSLLQAEKRVPVTWGILTPDTQEQAIERAGMKLGNKGREATLAALEMTSVVDQIVER encoded by the coding sequence ATGAACGAAGTCTCAGGATCGCTTTGTGCCAGGGGAAAGCGGATCGCCATCGTGGTCAGCCGCTTCAATGAGTATGTGACCAAACCGCTCGCCGAAGGCGCCATCGACGAGGCCCGGCGCCACGGCGCCGAAGTGTCTGACCTGGTCCACGTTCCTGGCACCTGGGAGATTCCGCTGGCCGTCGCGGCACTTCTCGACCGTCCTGAAACCACGCGGCCCCACGGGGTCGTGGCGCTTGGGTGCATCCTGCAGGGCGCGACCCTACACGCTCAGCTCCTGGCGCAAGACGTCGGAGAGGCGCTGTCGCTTCTTCAGGCGGAAAAGCGGGTCCCCGTCACCTGGGGCATCCTAACGCCCGACACCCAGGAGCAAGCCATTGAGCGGGCGGGCATGAAGCTTGGAAACAAGGGCCGCGAGGCCACTTTGGCGGCGCTCGAAATGACGAGCGTCGTCGATCAGATTGTGGAACGCTAA
- a CDS encoding DNA-processing protein DprA, with amino-acid sequence MSESCGRRGGSFDLERGLVEDHSAILAALYLRGAVTPFQPPPRRALEVRSALRRACTGLSGAAKVLRDSGLYEEACALEAPGLLGWAQRQVARGRVLTACCAPYPFAWESKLDLSAPPALWRDGLVSSRPLVAVVGSRVASCEALRFAFEFASRAVEVGFGVVSGGAKGCDTWAARGALQAWESLGAEMPFLQEPVPLVEIHPMGLALRPSRRPGCALSAAAPREPFHPLRARERNVWIAAMAHALVVCEARLGEGGAWFAASNALRLKLCPVYVRKDASDPALAALASLGAMPLETPDRLPFAFEVFRAPVRSPALSQGLNRT; translated from the coding sequence GTGAGTGAGTCTTGCGGTAGACGGGGCGGCAGCTTCGACCTTGAACGGGGGCTTGTTGAGGACCACAGCGCGATCTTGGCGGCGCTATACCTTCGAGGGGCCGTCACACCCTTCCAGCCACCCCCACGCAGGGCCTTGGAGGTGCGCTCGGCGTTGCGACGGGCCTGTACCGGCCTATCGGGAGCCGCCAAGGTTCTGAGGGACTCGGGCCTCTATGAGGAGGCTTGCGCCCTGGAGGCGCCAGGTCTCTTGGGCTGGGCTCAGCGCCAGGTCGCAAGGGGCCGAGTGCTGACGGCATGCTGTGCGCCCTATCCGTTTGCCTGGGAGTCCAAGCTCGACTTGAGCGCTCCTCCCGCGCTGTGGCGGGATGGTCTCGTTTCCTCTAGGCCCCTTGTGGCGGTTGTGGGGAGCCGAGTCGCCTCTTGTGAGGCGCTCCGCTTTGCGTTCGAGTTCGCGTCGCGGGCCGTGGAGGTTGGTTTCGGCGTGGTGTCCGGCGGCGCGAAGGGCTGCGATACCTGGGCGGCAAGGGGCGCGCTTCAGGCGTGGGAGTCTTTGGGGGCAGAGATGCCCTTTCTGCAGGAGCCGGTTCCGCTCGTGGAGATCCACCCGATGGGCCTTGCCCTGCGCCCGTCCCGGAGGCCGGGTTGCGCCCTCTCCGCCGCCGCCCCGCGCGAGCCGTTTCATCCGCTTCGCGCTCGCGAACGCAACGTGTGGATCGCGGCGATGGCGCATGCGCTCGTGGTGTGCGAAGCCCGTTTGGGTGAAGGTGGCGCATGGTTTGCGGCATCCAACGCCTTGAGATTGAAGCTGTGCCCAGTTTACGTGCGAAAGGATGCGTCAGATCCTGCGCTTGCGGCCCTGGCCTCCCTTGGCGCGATGCCTCTGGAGACGCCTGATCGGCTGCCTTTTGCCTTTGAGGTCTTTCGGGCGCCCGTTCGCTCTCCCGCTCTCTCGCAGGGGCTCAATCGAACGTGA
- a CDS encoding alpha-mannosidase, whose protein sequence is MLKHTDLTVRRIHQFIDRELKSRFHPDTEPLAIEFCSVPHATQKDAEAGPWKRVAKGHRYGPAYKVFWFRVTGEVPKRFAGKKIGLKADLGGERTVWKNNAPVQGLDSEHHVMALGQASGSQKPGSSVSFLIQAYSRNPECRVHGAELPRQSLVEEVQGAELVVIDEEVKGLAYDMAFCRNLLEALDDREPAFHAILRAQNAVCNLFDAANPDSVRRCRKILSNALGSLTGEHRHTVIPVGHAHLDTAWLWPLEITHLKMAHTAANQLALIEQYPGYVFVHSQASQYEWLEKEYPALLTRVKAAMKKGQWEPVGSMWVEADCNLSGGEALIRQFLYGRRYFREKLGYETEDMWLPDVFGYSAALPQILAKFNIKYFLTQKISWNQINKFPHNTFYWQGIDGTKIWSHFPPADTYCGNCTPKEILESVRKHRDHARSDYSLYVFGFGDGGGGPTEEHLEFIQRARLSPALPDVQFGRKALDFFREAKARSRDLPTWAGELYFELHRGTYTSQAATKKGNRVSEFLLRDAELLACFANGFPKNYPAADLEAAWKLTLLNQFHDILPGSSVNEVYKDAARDYAIVADIAGRQIESSLQAIGGEMNTEAMACPVALFQNSTVPAQAAVPWTKDWTPASLSTEDEVLPVQLVEEFGERKLVFATPSAALGSVAVGDLSEAPLGQKARLKAAARKIENAEWAVRFDGNGNVLGIQSLEDGSEFVAPGKTANVFQLFEDQPLFWSAWDVDPFAFETGKDLLKSESFEIVERGPVRVAAEVVKKFGKSTIRQRISLGPTPGIRFDTEVDWHEENKMLKVAFPVNVHALKATYEIQLGNVERPTHYNTSWDVARFEVPAQKWVDLSEGDQGVALLNDCKYGHDVHGNVMRMTLLRSPKAPDPECDMGRHRFTYVLYPHFGPYNYGGVVQAAYALNAPVRHAFLKSKKGLDGALPPFVSVEDRNLVVESVKRSEDGKAMIVRLYECHNARGTAELACARLPKEAWLCDLEENPLEELEIVDGLVNFEYKPFEILTIRLTS, encoded by the coding sequence ATGCTCAAGCACACCGACCTCACCGTTCGCCGCATCCACCAGTTCATCGATCGAGAGCTCAAAAGCCGTTTCCATCCCGACACCGAACCGCTCGCCATCGAGTTCTGCTCCGTCCCTCATGCCACCCAGAAAGACGCTGAGGCCGGCCCATGGAAGAGGGTCGCCAAAGGCCACCGCTATGGCCCCGCTTACAAGGTTTTCTGGTTTCGCGTGACGGGCGAGGTGCCAAAACGGTTCGCGGGAAAGAAGATCGGCCTAAAGGCGGACCTGGGTGGAGAGCGCACCGTTTGGAAGAACAATGCTCCCGTCCAAGGTCTTGACAGCGAACACCACGTGATGGCGCTCGGCCAAGCTTCCGGCTCGCAGAAGCCCGGCTCATCGGTGTCGTTCCTGATCCAGGCCTACTCGCGTAACCCCGAGTGCCGGGTGCACGGAGCCGAGCTTCCCCGCCAAAGCCTGGTGGAAGAGGTGCAGGGCGCTGAACTTGTCGTGATCGACGAAGAGGTCAAAGGCCTCGCCTACGACATGGCGTTTTGCCGCAACCTCCTTGAGGCGCTCGACGACCGGGAACCCGCCTTTCATGCCATCCTGAGGGCGCAAAACGCCGTCTGCAACCTGTTTGATGCCGCAAACCCCGACTCCGTCCGGCGCTGCCGCAAGATCCTCAGCAACGCCTTGGGCAGCCTCACCGGCGAGCACCGCCACACCGTCATCCCGGTGGGCCACGCGCACCTGGATACCGCATGGCTCTGGCCTCTGGAGATCACCCACCTCAAGATGGCGCATACGGCCGCCAACCAGTTGGCGCTCATCGAGCAATACCCCGGCTACGTGTTCGTGCACAGTCAGGCCAGCCAATACGAGTGGCTGGAGAAGGAGTACCCGGCGCTCCTAACCCGCGTGAAGGCCGCCATGAAAAAGGGCCAATGGGAGCCGGTCGGCTCTATGTGGGTGGAGGCCGACTGCAACCTTTCGGGAGGTGAGGCGCTCATCCGGCAGTTCCTCTATGGGCGGCGTTACTTCCGCGAAAAGCTGGGCTATGAGACGGAGGACATGTGGCTGCCCGATGTGTTCGGCTACTCGGCCGCATTGCCCCAGATCCTCGCCAAGTTCAACATCAAGTACTTCCTCACGCAAAAAATCAGTTGGAACCAGATCAACAAGTTCCCGCACAACACCTTCTACTGGCAGGGCATCGATGGCACCAAAATCTGGTCGCACTTCCCGCCCGCCGACACCTATTGCGGCAACTGCACCCCCAAGGAGATCCTGGAGAGCGTCCGGAAGCACCGCGACCACGCCCGAAGCGACTACAGCCTCTACGTTTTTGGGTTTGGCGACGGTGGCGGCGGCCCAACCGAAGAGCACCTGGAGTTCATCCAGCGGGCGCGCCTATCGCCGGCGCTTCCTGACGTGCAGTTCGGGCGTAAAGCGCTCGATTTCTTCAGGGAAGCCAAAGCAAGAAGCCGCGACCTGCCCACCTGGGCCGGCGAGCTCTATTTCGAGCTTCACCGCGGAACCTACACCAGCCAGGCCGCGACCAAAAAGGGCAACCGGGTCTCCGAATTCCTCTTGCGTGACGCCGAGCTGCTCGCCTGCTTTGCCAACGGCTTCCCCAAGAATTACCCAGCCGCCGACCTGGAAGCGGCTTGGAAGCTGACCCTGCTCAACCAGTTTCACGACATCCTTCCAGGATCGTCGGTCAACGAGGTCTACAAGGACGCCGCGCGCGACTATGCGATCGTCGCCGACATCGCCGGGCGGCAGATCGAGTCCAGCCTTCAGGCCATCGGCGGCGAGATGAACACGGAAGCCATGGCCTGCCCCGTTGCGCTGTTCCAGAACTCCACCGTGCCCGCACAGGCTGCGGTGCCCTGGACCAAGGACTGGACCCCGGCGAGCCTTTCGACCGAGGACGAGGTCCTTCCCGTGCAGCTCGTCGAGGAGTTTGGCGAGCGCAAGCTCGTGTTCGCGACGCCCAGCGCGGCGCTGGGCTCTGTGGCGGTGGGCGATCTCAGCGAGGCGCCGCTCGGCCAAAAGGCGCGGCTGAAAGCGGCCGCAAGGAAGATCGAGAACGCCGAATGGGCCGTCCGGTTCGACGGCAACGGCAACGTTCTCGGTATCCAAAGCCTTGAAGACGGCAGCGAGTTCGTCGCGCCAGGCAAGACCGCCAACGTGTTCCAGCTCTTCGAGGACCAGCCCCTCTTCTGGTCGGCCTGGGACGTCGACCCGTTCGCCTTTGAAACCGGCAAGGACCTGCTCAAGAGCGAGTCGTTCGAGATCGTCGAGCGCGGACCCGTGCGCGTCGCCGCCGAAGTGGTCAAGAAGTTCGGCAAGAGCACGATCCGCCAGCGCATCAGCCTTGGGCCCACGCCGGGCATCCGCTTCGATACCGAAGTGGACTGGCATGAGGAGAACAAGATGCTGAAGGTGGCGTTCCCGGTGAACGTCCACGCGCTCAAAGCCACCTACGAGATCCAGCTCGGGAATGTCGAGCGACCGACGCACTACAACACCAGTTGGGACGTGGCCCGGTTCGAGGTGCCCGCCCAGAAGTGGGTGGACCTGAGCGAGGGCGACCAGGGCGTAGCCCTGCTCAACGACTGCAAGTACGGCCACGACGTGCACGGCAACGTGATGCGCATGACCCTGTTGCGCTCGCCAAAAGCGCCTGATCCCGAGTGCGACATGGGCCGGCACCGGTTCACCTACGTGCTTTATCCGCACTTCGGGCCTTACAACTACGGCGGGGTGGTTCAGGCGGCCTATGCGCTCAACGCTCCGGTGCGGCACGCATTCCTGAAGTCGAAGAAGGGCCTGGATGGCGCGCTGCCGCCGTTCGTGAGCGTGGAGGATCGGAACCTGGTCGTCGAGTCGGTGAAGCGGTCGGAGGACGGCAAGGCGATGATCGTGCGGCTCTATGAGTGCCACAACGCCCGCGGCACGGCCGAGCTGGCTTGCGCACGACTGCCGAAGGAGGCCTGGCTCTGCGATCTGGAAGAGAACCCGCTGGAAGAGCTGGAAATCGTGGACGGCCTGGTGAACTTTGAGTACAAGCCGTTTGAGATCTTGACGATCAGACTGACAAGTTGA
- a CDS encoding MarR family transcriptional regulator yields the protein MMTMHELTACQREAWRRFLTAHARVIETVDKALAAEGQPSVGDLEVLVVLRCAPERRLRMSELAARVALSRSGLTRQIDRLERLGLIERAHCPKDRRGTYAVLLGAGLQAVEAAMPAYVQAIQASFIEPMGGAMKGLATALEGLLAEDLRTGACD from the coding sequence ATGATGACAATGCACGAACTCACGGCCTGCCAGAGGGAAGCCTGGAGGAGGTTTTTGACCGCCCACGCGCGTGTGATCGAAACTGTGGACAAGGCCCTCGCCGCCGAGGGGCAACCCTCGGTGGGCGACCTCGAAGTGTTGGTCGTGCTGCGCTGCGCACCCGAGCGCCGACTCCGAATGAGTGAGTTGGCGGCGCGGGTGGCCCTGAGCCGAAGCGGACTGACGAGGCAAATCGACCGGCTAGAGCGGCTTGGGCTCATCGAACGCGCACACTGCCCGAAGGATCGCCGTGGCACCTACGCTGTCTTGCTCGGTGCTGGGCTCCAGGCCGTCGAGGCCGCCATGCCAGCCTATGTGCAGGCGATTCAGGCCTCGTTTATCGAGCCCATGGGCGGCGCGATGAAGGGTCTGGCGACGGCGCTTGAGGGGCTTCTCGCGGAGGACCTCCGCACCGGCGCGTGTGACTGA
- the tmk gene encoding dTMP kinase, with amino-acid sequence MFVTFEGTEGSGKSTALKAIADALERRGHTVVCTREPGAGTFGRSVRELLLHGEALSPWAELFLFLADRAEHADKVLRPALERGDVVLCDRYGDSTVAYQGHARGLPVEKLRELNRLATGGLRPDLSLLFDIEPAIGLARLSAKDRLDGEPLSFHEAVRRGFHAEMSLDPGRWVVIDAAASPDQVVGQALWAIQAQLAKEMPA; translated from the coding sequence ATGTTCGTCACGTTTGAGGGCACCGAGGGTTCCGGCAAGAGCACCGCGCTCAAAGCGATCGCCGATGCCTTGGAGCGCCGCGGCCACACCGTGGTCTGTACCCGGGAACCGGGCGCAGGAACCTTCGGGCGCTCGGTCAGGGAGCTCTTGCTCCACGGTGAGGCCCTGTCACCTTGGGCAGAGCTGTTCCTGTTTCTGGCCGACCGGGCCGAGCACGCCGACAAGGTGCTTCGGCCGGCCCTGGAACGCGGCGACGTCGTGCTCTGCGACCGCTATGGCGATTCGACCGTGGCCTATCAGGGCCACGCAAGGGGCCTTCCAGTCGAGAAATTGCGGGAACTGAACCGCCTGGCGACCGGCGGACTTCGTCCGGACCTCTCGCTGCTCTTTGACATCGAGCCCGCGATCGGTCTGGCCCGACTTTCAGCGAAAGATCGCCTCGACGGCGAGCCGCTTTCGTTTCATGAAGCGGTTCGGAGGGGATTCCACGCTGAGATGTCGCTCGATCCTGGGCGGTGGGTGGTCATCGATGCGGCGGCGTCTCCCGATCAGGTGGTGGGCCAGGCACTTTGGGCGATTCAAGCGCAATTGGCCAAAGAAATGCCCGCGTAA
- the tdh gene encoding L-threonine 3-dehydrogenase, translated as MKAIAKTQAAPGVELIDVPEPEVRPGCVKIKLEAASVCGTDLHIYSWDAWSAGRIKPPRIIGHEFCGTIVEVGEGVTDRQVGDFVASESHIVCGTCKQCQLGQGHVCVNTRILGVDVDGGFASYVVVPKDNARPTDRRIPPKIAAFQDALGNGVHTAMAGPIQGQAILITGLGPIGLFAACVCKALGAAVVAGTEVSRYRMALARNVGVEHVLDSRDPELDAKLCSIAPGGFDGVLEMSGHPSALDLAVRSVRPGGRISLLGVFADAEQGVRLDDVIFKGVDLQGIVGRRLWGTWDQMQDLLLNKGLDVSAVVTHTMHYTEFAKAMEIMKAGEAGKVVFTFD; from the coding sequence GTGAAAGCCATCGCAAAGACGCAGGCCGCTCCCGGCGTGGAGCTCATCGACGTCCCCGAGCCGGAGGTCCGGCCGGGTTGTGTCAAGATCAAACTCGAAGCCGCCTCGGTCTGCGGCACCGATCTTCACATTTACTCCTGGGACGCTTGGTCCGCGGGCCGCATCAAGCCGCCGCGCATCATCGGCCACGAGTTCTGCGGCACGATCGTCGAGGTGGGCGAAGGCGTCACGGACCGTCAGGTCGGCGACTTTGTCGCCTCGGAGTCCCACATCGTGTGCGGAACGTGCAAACAGTGCCAGCTTGGCCAGGGCCATGTCTGCGTGAACACGCGCATCCTCGGCGTGGATGTGGATGGCGGGTTTGCCAGTTACGTGGTGGTGCCCAAGGACAATGCGAGGCCGACTGATCGGCGCATTCCGCCCAAGATCGCCGCGTTCCAAGACGCCTTGGGCAACGGCGTCCACACAGCGATGGCCGGACCGATCCAGGGCCAGGCGATTCTGATCACCGGTTTGGGCCCGATTGGGCTTTTCGCCGCGTGCGTATGCAAGGCGCTGGGCGCCGCCGTGGTGGCCGGTACCGAGGTCAGCCGCTATCGCATGGCGCTTGCTCGAAACGTGGGAGTGGAGCATGTACTCGATTCCCGTGACCCGGAACTCGACGCCAAGCTCTGCAGCATCGCGCCGGGCGGCTTTGACGGGGTGCTGGAAATGAGTGGCCATCCGTCTGCCCTGGACCTCGCAGTGCGCTCCGTCCGGCCCGGGGGCCGCATCAGCTTGCTCGGCGTCTTTGCCGATGCCGAGCAGGGCGTCAGGCTGGACGACGTGATCTTCAAAGGCGTGGACCTTCAGGGCATCGTGGGCCGAAGGCTCTGGGGGACTTGGGACCAAATGCAGGACCTGTTGCTCAATAAAGGGCTCGACGTGAGCGCCGTGGTCACCCACACCATGCACTACACCGAGTTTGCCAAGGCGATGGAGATCATGAAGGCTGGAGAAGCCGGCAAGGTGGTCTTCACGTTCGATTGA
- a CDS encoding DoxX family protein encodes MLKKTFETTNDWTLLLARLTLGAVMFPHGAQKVLGWFGGYGLAGTAGFMTQKLGIPAPLAYLNFAAEFLGAILLGFGLLGRLSALGIGVSMAVAAVLVHGSNGFFMNWTGTQTGEGYEFHLLAIALSALIAIKGSGALSVDRWIAGRLSVNRTQPHSAHSAPGLQQA; translated from the coding sequence ATGCTGAAAAAGACCTTTGAAACGACGAACGACTGGACCCTTCTTCTCGCCCGGCTGACCCTTGGCGCCGTCATGTTCCCGCACGGAGCACAGAAGGTGCTCGGATGGTTTGGCGGCTATGGTTTGGCCGGAACCGCCGGATTCATGACCCAGAAGCTGGGGATTCCTGCCCCCCTGGCCTACCTGAACTTCGCCGCAGAGTTTCTCGGCGCAATTCTCCTGGGGTTTGGGCTGCTTGGCCGCCTTTCGGCGCTCGGCATCGGAGTCTCGATGGCCGTCGCCGCGGTGCTGGTGCACGGCTCCAACGGGTTCTTCATGAACTGGACCGGCACCCAAACGGGTGAGGGCTATGAGTTTCACCTTCTTGCCATCGCGCTTTCAGCCCTCATCGCGATCAAGGGCTCCGGCGCGCTCTCGGTGGACCGCTGGATCGCCGGTCGGCTCTCTGTGAATCGAACGCAACCGCATTCGGCCCATTCGGCGCCAGGCTTGCAACAAGCTTGA
- a CDS encoding N(4)-(beta-N-acetylglucosaminyl)-L-asparaginase produces MTTFLSTWEQGRVGIEAAWSRRQAGGGLLDCLEAGLTACELDPELVAIGLGSYPNADGELELDASIMDGKDLSAGAVCAVRNIVPVISVARKVMEETPHVMLAGDQARRFAIQKGFRPRCLETAHSIERYNDWLANPDTYAKSYIHSIYEDHSDTITMLGWESHPGQPSPSSPSSPFVGHVAAASSTSGWAWKIPGRVGDSPIIGAGIYADDEVGCAGATGKGEELWKACATFRTVEFMRQGRSAQEACEATILQMLRRQEANISHMCVVMALRSDGDFGAATTTNPFPYWVCTDGEMQMRTVEPLGAAVPHAMPHP; encoded by the coding sequence ATGACCACGTTTCTTTCGACCTGGGAGCAGGGCAGAGTCGGCATCGAAGCCGCTTGGAGCCGGCGTCAAGCCGGTGGGGGCCTCCTGGATTGCCTCGAAGCCGGCCTTACTGCCTGCGAGCTCGACCCGGAGCTCGTTGCGATCGGGCTCGGCTCCTATCCCAACGCCGACGGCGAACTCGAGCTGGACGCCAGCATCATGGACGGCAAAGACCTTTCAGCCGGCGCGGTGTGCGCCGTCCGAAACATCGTTCCCGTGATCTCAGTCGCTCGAAAGGTCATGGAAGAGACGCCTCATGTGATGCTCGCCGGCGACCAAGCGAGGCGATTTGCAATTCAGAAGGGCTTTCGGCCCCGGTGTCTGGAAACGGCCCACAGCATTGAGCGCTACAACGACTGGCTGGCAAACCCGGACACCTACGCCAAGTCCTATATCCACTCGATCTATGAGGACCACAGCGACACGATCACGATGCTGGGCTGGGAGAGCCATCCGGGCCAACCCTCACCATCCTCACCATCCTCACCTTTTGTGGGCCACGTCGCGGCAGCCTCCTCGACGAGTGGCTGGGCGTGGAAGATCCCGGGGCGCGTCGGGGATTCGCCCATTATCGGAGCGGGAATATACGCCGATGACGAAGTGGGCTGCGCAGGCGCGACTGGCAAGGGCGAAGAACTCTGGAAGGCTTGCGCGACCTTCCGGACCGTTGAGTTCATGCGCCAGGGCCGCTCCGCCCAGGAAGCCTGTGAGGCGACCATTCTTCAGATGCTCCGGCGGCAGGAGGCGAACATCTCGCATATGTGCGTCGTGATGGCGCTACGAAGCGACGGCGATTTCGGCGCCGCCACCACGACCAACCCGTTCCCCTATTGGGTCTGCACCGACGGAGAAATGCAGATGCGAACGGTCGAGCCTCTGGGCGCGGCCGTGCCTCACGCCATGCCCCATCCCTGA
- a CDS encoding SelB C-terminal domain-containing protein, which produces MSDLKPKQRTFLDAVIGLMDAGDAKPPSPKELVWTMKVPLQAVDGILEIGVQTGEIVRLSNGFRFAVKTLERLAAMGKDRFGSREFDVAAWRDLMGCSRETAYGILEYFDAQGWTEKNGGQRRFLPSE; this is translated from the coding sequence ATGTCCGACCTGAAGCCCAAACAGAGAACGTTTCTCGATGCCGTCATCGGTCTGATGGATGCTGGTGACGCCAAGCCGCCAAGCCCGAAGGAGCTTGTGTGGACCATGAAAGTGCCCTTGCAGGCCGTGGACGGGATCCTGGAGATAGGGGTTCAGACGGGTGAGATCGTTCGCCTTTCGAACGGGTTCCGGTTTGCGGTTAAGACCCTGGAACGGCTGGCAGCGATGGGCAAAGACAGGTTCGGCTCCCGGGAGTTTGATGTGGCTGCCTGGCGCGACCTGATGGGGTGCTCACGCGAAACGGCGTATGGCATTCTGGAGTACTTTGACGCGCAAGGCTGGACCGAGAAGAACGGCGGCCAACGGCGATTTCTGCCGAGCGAGTAA
- a CDS encoding HD domain-containing protein: MPNTRQEAWDLLCAHTDSDSLRRHCLGVATALEWYADKLGAEAMDRNGETVDRDLWWMTGILHDFDYEKHPEAHPEWGMALLESEGWDPVLIRAIGSHNDRLQFSRDSLLEKHLYACDELSGFISAVTYVRPSKSIHEVEVKSVTKKLKDKLFAAGVHREEVYSGAEGIGLELDAHIANMLEAMRSNAVALGLEGIPAR, encoded by the coding sequence ATGCCCAATACCCGCCAGGAGGCATGGGACCTCCTTTGCGCGCACACCGATTCCGACTCGCTTCGGCGGCACTGCCTGGGCGTCGCGACCGCGCTGGAGTGGTACGCGGACAAGCTGGGCGCCGAGGCCATGGACCGCAACGGCGAGACAGTCGATCGGGACCTTTGGTGGATGACGGGCATACTCCATGACTTCGACTATGAGAAGCACCCGGAAGCCCACCCCGAATGGGGCATGGCGCTCCTGGAATCGGAGGGTTGGGATCCCGTGCTCATTCGCGCCATCGGCAGCCACAACGACCGGCTCCAGTTTTCCCGCGATTCGCTGCTCGAAAAGCACCTGTATGCCTGCGATGAGCTTTCCGGGTTCATTTCTGCGGTGACCTACGTGCGCCCCAGCAAGAGCATCCACGAGGTGGAGGTGAAAAGCGTCACCAAGAAGCTCAAGGACAAGCTGTTCGCCGCCGGAGTGCACCGCGAGGAGGTCTATTCCGGGGCCGAAGGCATCGGCCTGGAACTGGACGCCCACATCGCCAACATGCTCGAAGCGATGCGCAGCAACGCCGTCGCCCTTGGTCTCGAAGGGATTCCTGCGAGATAA
- a CDS encoding ABC transporter ATP-binding protein produces MLTVEKLGKRFGSRTLFRNVSFTLEKGDSLVVLGNNGAGKSTLLKVIAGLVPPSEGSVILPEGDPRRTLSLSALDLAVYPHLTVLEHLELSAHLRACAPRADELIGKVGLGSHRNQFAGKLSTGLRNRLKLAIALQPDPLALLLDEPGASMDEAGRANLDWVAEEQRKRGVLIVATNDPQERRLGTHEITIG; encoded by the coding sequence GTGTTGACGGTCGAGAAGTTGGGGAAGCGCTTTGGCAGCCGCACCCTTTTCCGAAACGTCTCTTTCACGCTCGAGAAGGGCGATTCGCTGGTCGTGCTGGGCAACAACGGCGCCGGCAAGTCCACGCTCCTCAAGGTCATCGCAGGCCTGGTGCCCCCCTCCGAAGGCTCAGTGATTCTGCCTGAGGGCGACCCTCGCCGGACCCTCTCCCTTTCTGCCCTGGACCTTGCCGTCTACCCGCACCTCACCGTGCTCGAGCATCTCGAGCTTTCGGCGCATCTGAGAGCTTGCGCCCCGCGCGCCGACGAGCTGATCGGGAAAGTCGGGCTTGGCAGCCATCGCAATCAGTTTGCCGGGAAGCTCTCGACGGGGCTCAGGAACCGGCTCAAATTGGCCATCGCGCTCCAGCCTGACCCCCTTGCTCTCTTGCTCGACGAGCCTGGCGCCAGCATGGATGAGGCAGGCAGAGCCAACCTCGACTGGGTGGCGGAGGAACAGCGCAAACGGGGCGTGCTGATCGTCGCCACCAACGACCCCCAAGAACGGAGGCTTGGCACCCATGAGATCACCATCGGGTGA